The DNA region GCGGTGCTGCGCAGCGATCCGCCAGCTTGCTCGCCGAGGGCGACCTGCCCGACAAGGGTGATGGCTCCCGTATAGCCGATGCCGAGTAGGACGGTAAACAACGCCATAGCTCGAACGGCCGCCCAAACGGTGCGGCCCTGGCCGCGCATGATGGTGTTCATGGGGTTCTTCTTTCGTGTCGATTAAAAGCCTGGAATGAGACGCACGAGCAGGTCGATGAGCCAGATGCCCACGAACGGGGTCACGACCCCGCCAAGCCCGTATACGGCGAGGTTGCGGCCAAGCACGCTCGAGGCGCTCCCCGAGCGGTACTTCACGCCCTTGAGCGCGAGGGGGATGAGAAAGACGATCACGATCGCGTTGAAGATAATCGCCGAGAGCACGGCCGAGGCCGGCGAGTTGAGGCCCATAATGTTCAGGGCACCGAGCTGCGGGAACACCCCCATGAAGATCGCCGGAATGATCGCAAAGTACTTCGCGAGGTCGTTTGCGATCGAGAAGGTCGTGAGCGCCCCACGAGTGATGAGGAGCTGCTTGCCGATGCGCACGATATCGATGAGCTTCGAAGGGTCTGAGTCGAGGTCAACCATGTTGCCCGCCTCTTTCGCCGCCGAGGTGCCCGAGTTCATCGCCACGCCCACGTCAGCCTGGGCGAGTGCCGGGGCGTCGTTCGTGCCGTCGCCCGTCATCGCGACGAGATGGCCGCCGTCTTGCTCCCGGCGAATGTAGTCAAGCTTGTCTTCGGGGGTTGCCTCGGCGAGCACGTCGTCGACCCCGGCCTCTGCGGCGATTGCCCTCGCGGTCAGCGGGTTATCGCCCGTGATCATGACCGTGCGAATGCCCATCTCGCGCAGCTCGGCGAACTTCTCTGGCAAGCCCTCCTTCACGACGTCTTTGAGGTGAACGGCGCCGAGCACACGCCCCCGGCCCTGCGCATCGGTGACCGCCACCACGAGAGGCGTCGCGCCCGACTGCGAGATGCGCTCGACACAGGCCTCAAGCTCGGCGATGGCCTCGGGTGCGACACCCGAGGTTTCACTCGCGAGCCATGCGGTGATTGCCGATCCGGCACCCTTGCGAATCTGCGTGCCGTCGGGCAGGTCAAGACCCGACATGCGCGTCTGCGCGGTGAAGGGCACAATCTCGCCCACGCCACTTCGATCAAGCGCCGCGCCCTGCCGCTCGGCGAGCTCGACAATCGAAACCCCCTCGGGGGTGGGGTCGGCGAGCGACGACTGAGCCGCGAGGTGCATGAGCTCGGTCTCGCGCACACCGTCAAGAGGCACGAAAGCACTCGCGCGGCGATTGCCGTAGGTGATCGTTCCGGTCTTGTCGAGCAGCAGGGTCGTCACGTCGCCCGCGGCCTCAACCGCCCTGCCCGACATGGCGAGCACGTTGCGCTGCACCAGACGGTCCATGCCCGCGATGCCGATCGCGCTGAGCAGCGCCCCAATGGTCGTCGGAATGAGGCAGACGAGCAGCGCGATGAGCACCGTCACGCTCACGGGCGCCGCGGCATACGAGGCGATCGGGTTGAGCGTCAACGCGACGATCACGAACACGATCGAGAGCGAAGCGAGCAAGATATTCAGCGCGATCTCGTTCGGGGTTTTCTGTCGGCTCGCACCCTCGACGAGCGAGATCATGCGGTCAACGAAGGTTTCACCCGGCTTCGACGTGATGCGCACAACGATGCGGTCAGAGAGCACCCTGGTGCCACCCGTCACCGCAGAGCGGTCACCGCCAGACTCACGCACAACCGGGGCCGACTCGCCCGTAATGGCCGACTCGTCAACCGAGGCGATGCCCCACACGATGTCGCCGTCGCCGGGAATGAGCTCGCCCGTCTCGACCACGACCACGTCGCCCACACCGAGCTCGGCCGAAGAGAGGCTCTCGCGCGGCGCCTCAAGTGCCGCCGGATCCTGCGAGAAGTCGTAGCTCGTGACGCGCTCGGCAATCGTGCTCGTGCGGGTATTGCGCAGCGTCTCGGCCTGAGCCTTGCCACGACCCTCAGCGACCGACTCAGCGAGGTTTGCAAAGAGCACGGTGAGCCACAACCACGCAGCAATTGCCCCCGTGAACGCGACGGGCACAACGCTGCCGCCCGAATCAGCGGGCCCGCCCAGAAAGGGTTCGGCCACGGCGAGAAGCGTCGTGAGCACGGCGCCCACCCACACGAGGCACATGACCGGGTTGCCCAGCTGCGCCCGCGGGTGCAGCTTGCGAAGCGCCCCGGGAAGCGCCGCGCGCACGAGCGACCCCAGCCCGGCAGAACCGGGCTTCGCTTCACGCTCGGAGCCGGGCTCGGCCTGCTCGACGAGCGGGTTCGTATCGGCGTGATCCGCCGCGATCTGAGACATGGTTACATCAGCCCTTCTGCCAGGGGACCCAGCGCAAGAACAGGAAAGAACGTGAGTGCGCTCACGAGAACCGTGACCGCGGTGAGCAGCCCAACAAACATGGGCCGGTGGGTTGGGAGCGTGCCAACGCCCGCGGGAACCCGGTCTTGCTCGGCGAGCGAGCCAGCGAGCGCCAGCACCAACACGATGGGCACGAAGCGGCCCAAGAGAATCACAACGCCAAGCGCCACCGTGAACCACGGGGTGTCGGCGCCAAGACCCGCGAAGGCCGAGCCGTTGTTGTTCGCGGCCGAGGTGAAGGCATAGAGCACCTCTGACATGCCGTGAATGCCCGGGTTCGCGATGGATCCCTCAGTCACCCCGTCGCGCACGCCAGGAATGGCGAAGCTGAGCGCCGTGCCCGTGAGCACGAGCGTGGGCATGACGAGAATGTAGAGGGCGGCGAGCTTCATCTCGCGCGGCCCGATTTTCTTGCCGAGATACTCGGGGGTGCGGCCAATGAGGAGCCCAGAAATAAAGACCGCGATCACCGCCAGCACGAGTATCGCGTACAGCCCCGAGCCGACGCCGCCGGGCGAGACCTCGCCGAGCATCATGTTGAGCATGGGGAGAATTCCGCCAAGCGCCGTGTACGAGTCGTGCATCGCGGCGACCGCGCCGGTCGAGGTGCCCGTGCTCGTGGTCGAGAACAGCGTCGAGCCAATGATGCCGAGCCGCTGCTCTTTGCCCTCGAGCGCGGCCCCGGCGAGCTCAGGTGCCTGACCCATGCCGGCGTGCTCGAGCGCGGTGAGCGCCGCCCACGAGGCAAGGTACAGGAGCGCCATAACCGAGACGATCGCGGCCCCCTGGCGAGTGTCGCCCACCATGCGCCCGAACGTTCGGGGCAGCGAAAACGGAATGATCAGCATGAGCAGCACCTGCAACAGGTTCGTGAACGCGCTCGGGTTCTCGAAAGAGTGAGCAGAGTTCGCGTTGAAGAAGCCACCGCCGTTCGTGCCGAGCAACTTGATCGCCTCCTGCGAGGCGACAGGACCACCCGGAATCTCCTGCGTTGCCCCCGTGAGCGTCGTCACCTGCGTGAAACCAGCGAAGTTTTGCACCACCCCACCGATCATGAGCGCAATCGCAGCGAGCGTGGCAAGCGGCAGCAGAATGCGCACGACGCCACGGGTCAGGTCGACCCAAAAGTTGCCGATGGTGCCCGAACGCTTCAGCGCGAAGCCACGTACGAGCGCAATCGCGACCGCCATGCCGACGGCCGCCGAGACGAAGTTCTGCACCGCGAGCCCCGCGAACTGTACGGTGTAGCCGAGCGTGCTCTCTGGTGCATACGACTGCCAGTTCGTGTTGCCCACGAACGACGCCGCGGTGTTGAAGGCGAGTTGCTCAGAGGGCGCGTCGAGACCCAGGGCGTACGGGAGGAGCGGCTGCATGCGCTGTAACGCATACACGAGCAGCAGCCCCACGGCCGAGAAGCTCAGCACGCCGCGCAGGTAAGCCTGCCAGCTCTGCTGCGACTCAGGCGCAACGCCGATCACCCTGTAGAACGCCCGCTCAACCTTCCAGTCGCGCTTCGACGTGTATGCCCACGCCATGTAATCGCCAAACGGCCTAAACGCCAGCACCAGCACGAGCGCGACGGTTGCGAGCGAAA from Leucobacter sp. UCMA 4100 includes:
- the kdpB gene encoding potassium-transporting ATPase subunit KdpB, whose translation is MSQIAADHADTNPLVEQAEPGSEREAKPGSAGLGSLVRAALPGALRKLHPRAQLGNPVMCLVWVGAVLTTLLAVAEPFLGGPADSGGSVVPVAFTGAIAAWLWLTVLFANLAESVAEGRGKAQAETLRNTRTSTIAERVTSYDFSQDPAALEAPRESLSSAELGVGDVVVVETGELIPGDGDIVWGIASVDESAITGESAPVVRESGGDRSAVTGGTRVLSDRIVVRITSKPGETFVDRMISLVEGASRQKTPNEIALNILLASLSIVFVIVALTLNPIASYAAAPVSVTVLIALLVCLIPTTIGALLSAIGIAGMDRLVQRNVLAMSGRAVEAAGDVTTLLLDKTGTITYGNRRASAFVPLDGVRETELMHLAAQSSLADPTPEGVSIVELAERQGAALDRSGVGEIVPFTAQTRMSGLDLPDGTQIRKGAGSAITAWLASETSGVAPEAIAELEACVERISQSGATPLVVAVTDAQGRGRVLGAVHLKDVVKEGLPEKFAELREMGIRTVMITGDNPLTARAIAAEAGVDDVLAEATPEDKLDYIRREQDGGHLVAMTGDGTNDAPALAQADVGVAMNSGTSAAKEAGNMVDLDSDPSKLIDIVRIGKQLLITRGALTTFSIANDLAKYFAIIPAIFMGVFPQLGALNIMGLNSPASAVLSAIIFNAIVIVFLIPLALKGVKYRSGSASSVLGRNLAVYGLGGVVTPFVGIWLIDLLVRLIPGF
- the kdpA gene encoding potassium-transporting ATPase subunit KdpA, translated to MFWVYALLSLATVALVLVLAFRPFGDYMAWAYTSKRDWKVERAFYRVIGVAPESQQSWQAYLRGVLSFSAVGLLLVYALQRMQPLLPYALGLDAPSEQLAFNTAASFVGNTNWQSYAPESTLGYTVQFAGLAVQNFVSAAVGMAVAIALVRGFALKRSGTIGNFWVDLTRGVVRILLPLATLAAIALMIGGVVQNFAGFTQVTTLTGATQEIPGGPVASQEAIKLLGTNGGGFFNANSAHSFENPSAFTNLLQVLLMLIIPFSLPRTFGRMVGDTRQGAAIVSVMALLYLASWAALTALEHAGMGQAPELAGAALEGKEQRLGIIGSTLFSTTSTGTSTGAVAAMHDSYTALGGILPMLNMMLGEVSPGGVGSGLYAILVLAVIAVFISGLLIGRTPEYLGKKIGPREMKLAALYILVMPTLVLTGTALSFAIPGVRDGVTEGSIANPGIHGMSEVLYAFTSAANNNGSAFAGLGADTPWFTVALGVVILLGRFVPIVLVLALAGSLAEQDRVPAGVGTLPTHRPMFVGLLTAVTVLVSALTFFPVLALGPLAEGLM